In the Zingiber officinale cultivar Zhangliang chromosome 5A, Zo_v1.1, whole genome shotgun sequence genome, ttcctatatttgaggaggatgagatattatcaacaagagaggtgtcaaaagggatacctgagtctagtcaaccgagtgggagtaatatgccgagtcatgagttaaCTTCTCAATAGCCCAACTTATGGAGAAGTGTTCATAAGattaaacctaagaagaggtttgacattgagaatgaggcattggttacacttccaattggcGACGatgaacctcaatccattgagaaAGCATTAGGATGtaaagttagagaaaaatggaaagctgcaatggttgaagagatggagtccatgattcagaatcatgtttgtgacttagtcgatcttcctccgggccgaaggactattgggaataagtggattctcaaaataaagaggaaagttgatgaatcgattaacagatacagagttcgtttagttgcaaaaggatatacccaaatggagggtattgactttgaagaaacattttctcccgtagtaaaatttatatcaatatgagttattttggcctttgtgacacattatgacttggaattatatcaaatggatataaaaacCGCTTTCGTAAAtagtgatcttgacgaagaaatttatatggttcagccagaaggtttcattgttgaaggccaagagcagaaagtatgtagaattagaaagtttatatatgggctaaagcaagtgtcaagacaatggaacataaggtttaacaaagtcgttttatcttatagTTTCAAGATGATCAataaggatcattgtgttttcctgaaaagataaaaaggaaagtatgtcattttatcattatatgttgatgatatgctgatagttgGAAatgtcacaatttgatacaacagatatgggagaagctgaatacatcttaggagtgaagatcataagagattgtCTTAAAATACTTTTGGGTCTGTcgcaagagtcttatataaataagatgttacatcatttcagcatgtcaaaTTGCAACGtaaaacatacacctattgtgaaaggtactattttgagcaagagtatgtgttcTAAAATTCCAGAGGAAATagttgagatgaataaaaaatcatataccagtgctattggtagtttgatgtacactatgttgtgtacacgtcccgatatcagctatgttgtgagtttggtcagtcgcttccaatCAAACCTAGGACCGAGACACTAGAAGacggtaaaaaggatattcagatatctgaaggcgacaacagattattgtctctgttttcgaGGATCAgttatgagtctgaaaggttattcagatgtagATTGGGCTGGCGACCTTAATGATAGAAAAATCACATTCGGCTATGCCTTCTTGCAAAATGGTGACCACCATCTCATGAAAAAGCAAGAAACAGGCTTACGTGTATCACTGTTGATATTGGAAGCTAAGGATGTAGCTTGCGCATTAGTTGTACAAAAAGCTATCTGGTTAAGAAGGTTCCCGAAGAATCTGAAAATTgatgaggatagtgggagtccagtaactgtctactatGATAGTCAAACTGCAATAGTTtgttccaaggatcccaaatattacAGAAAAgataagcatatagaaattaaatataattttgtgagggatattgtatctaaaagaaaagtaattcttgagtatgcCCCTACATGTGCTACGCttgtagatccttttactaagtcaatgaCTAAAGAgccatttaaagaacatgtaaagtctttgggacttcgtagaatgtaacaatattgaaataacaatcagactttttgacttgattgtgtcatttgccataatttattcagtgtatatgttatatttattacatttatataagatctcggtgagtaTGTTGacaggttgagattggtccactcatatggacaatcatctctgtttgttaagtacaaatagaggtaagacaaTTACTTATGGAATAGCTTATGTAACTaaaattagagacagatccataagttgaggtcaccttgataattgtgtcaagatgagatcatttatgtgttaataatgatcgaagtaaatgaacccaccatttactgaacctgttgaaagctagattagaattcatatgttgaattcaggattagacattaggtatgtgtagatcaaaatctgtacgatattAAATTTGAGtacaacatgcgctctttttagtaaagagaataatatcgtaacatgtgattcataccacatgtgctattgcgacaataaaggtagtaggagaatggatccctgtttctctactatgtgagacctttgagattataagttaatattagtttttgccttagtgactatttagatgtttacttgaagttctaatcagtgtctgctactttatcatgtatcctatgactatgtatgattcggtctatgaaacataactaggaaagcgactgattagtatgaatatattctagctaaaaatgatgattaaatatatttacatcattagatgttattcactggtcgacccatttatgttatgtatataattgaatgtgaatattggatataaAACATGCTCTTGGCATAATGGTCAtgataagggattagagatgttcatattgatgtaaatgaaaattatttaatctggataaatagtaagacatggatatctccaagataatggctATGTGCCACTGGGAGATTGGATAGATTCTGAATAAAGGCTATGTGTCACCAGGAAAGAGGTTATGTGTCATGCaaagtgtgtctctaatttatatgAGCggttaagtaaagtgtaacaattttgttagcattgattgctcagagagcggctatgtaaggtgtaacaattttcttagcaactatcgctcaatgtgcttgctgtcgcatgaaccattttctctacgtatggattggatgttctaatATTGTCTATTTGACTaaactctcaaatagtctatgtgacttatttagtcttcgTGACTAACTAATTTCTGTGATTTaactgaatgaactagtcttagcgacttaccttggacgagcgggagaTGTAAGAAATGGGGAAAGTGGAAACGTGGGAACATGTCCACATTccccactactcttaatggaaaaTTTCATTATACCCCTGGGTTATTTCCCTTTATAAaggggtgcgtccaaggatcattgAGTAACATAAGGAAAAAgataagaaagagagaaagagaacatTTGAGACGGTGGAATTTGATTCATGGAATTACGGAGAGTTTTTTGATCCTATGATCGTTCTTCTGATAATGAATTTTGCCACCGTCGATTGTAGATATACAAAAGATCGTTATAAATCTTTaccatattaatttattttaattcatgtatttaaaattatcaacaaCGTGACATACAAAGTAATTTCTCCTGCTGCTTTTTCCAAACTGCAATTCACTACCATGAATGTGACACGGCATAAGACAAACGACCGGATAACAGAATTGCATAAACAGTGATTGAAGGTGGCACTAAAGTTTAGCAAAATGTTTAGTAGAAAACAAGTTGGCATGAAGTCAAAGGCAGATACAAAAAACAACAATCGAAGATTATGAACAAGAAAAGTACTTATTTATCAGCCATAAGTCCGCCTGCTCAGGATCCTCCGTCACAGCATAACCGAATGCTGACAGTTGACCAGCCATATACTCACTATCACTCTTTGAGCTTGCTGTTTTTTAGCAGGTGCTCGAAACCGAAAAGAAATCCTTGAAAATCATCACTACTGGGCAtcagattttattaaaaatccctATTTATTTCATGAAGTCGTCGCTAATTAGAGACCTTTTGATTTCCTTAAATTGGTCATTGGGCAGTGGAATGACTCTTGtaaagattgatttttttttttaattattatttatttaaaaatgctGAAATCGAATCGAATAGTGAAGTTAAAACTCGAAAGTTGTGTTATTTTATAAGAACTTCATGTTCGTCGCTTGCATGGTAATCTAAGGCGATATCAAAGAAGTGATTCATCATGGTGAAAAGAAAATGGGACGACAAAGTTTACCATGGAAAGACCTTTCATCACTCCCTGATTGATGTCTTCTTTCAACACTATTCAGTTATGGCCTAAACCTTATCCTAATTCTGGAAGCAGGCAATGAAGAAATTTAGAGATGGCCAAGCAATTGAAATTTTAGACCCGGTCTTGGACGCACAACTGCAAATAATCTGGCCATGGAGGAAATCCTTGAGCTGGGCTTCTTAATGTTTAGCTCCTGCCCGACCAACTATGTTGGTGGGAATTCACTTCGATAAGAAAATTTAGGTGACGTTTGGTTAAATAGCTCGAATGACTATGAGTATAGGATTGATAGTAAGGTGAAATGGAAATGAGAATGGAAATAAAACTCACCTAATTATATGAGTTTGACTTATTCCtataaatctagaaatcattcccaaattatcattcccaaacccacaatccaaatattatcttttactatcatttcatTCCCTCATTCCTAAACCCACCAAGTGCAGGATTTTGCTTCTTCAAATTCGCTCTTGTTGGAGAACTACCGTGATTGAGAAACTCTGTAAATCTTTCAATAAATttagagaacaaatataaggcacgTACACTCACTTTCCTTAAGCTATTTGCTCCCACGACAGTGATACCCTCAAACTAAGTAAATGTTCCTTCAAGATACAATAAATTCCTTAATAATGTTGTTTCCAAAGTGCATACTTGAAAACAACCCTGAATACTTTGGATTTATTCAAAATTGATAATTGAATGCTTGTATattgtgttggtgcaagttgtactgataatctggttttgatgtatgataaataagttaaagttagatgtgttatttgtttaacctttctaccaagtatgcaggagttggctggtctaaaggacctgacaccaggctgaaatccagctagatcCTCGGGACCTGATAGATGGTGGGAAGTACAGATAGATCCACGGGGCTTGATATATGGCGGGAAGTTtggttgggtccgcgggacctgacaaccgaccgaagtccagttgggtctacagacctgacaactggcaggaagacctattgtgtcaaaggcaagtcaagtaattacagttggtaagtgaaggtaagcggctagaggagagatctagtgaggacgtgttccccgttaaGTGAACTGTACACGTCGATCCAACTTAAGTCCATTTGGAAAACCAaagttgagattatgactagatcctggtctcgaggagacatgatctaattactactcctatctGCTGAGTTGCAAGAACTCTGTTTTATATAGGATGAACATATTTGTGTTGCCCAGGACTAACCCTTTTTTGCAGGAAAAGGAGCTAAAAAGAGGATtcgagcgcctggaaggggtccgggcgcccagactagTCTCACCCGGGCAGGTGCATGGGGCTCCCTAGCaatccgggtgcctggagtcGGTCCAGGCGAacacttatttattttttttaaaaaaaagatgagtacgcagcggaaaactaagtAAGAAAGCGAACACAATAAAACACGGtcggttttacttagttcggagccttcagcgactcctactccaagatccaggtctcgcggacctatcaatgggtaatctactaaaataCCTATTTCGGTACCTctagaagagagaatcgagtataaAGAATTTAGGcgaagtgtaacacgctacacttcccTTTTTCAGTAATTAAGTACAGAATAACTTTGTTACCAACACATAGGGATCGATGTAAGAGCACTCTTGTGTCGGTGTCGGTTTGCCGACCACGATCGGAAGTCCTCGAAGCAGTTGTCGGGcatagcagagtcgtagcaggaaGTCGGAGCAGTCAGAACCTCGAATTGACacgtagtagctcgtatagtaGTTGTTGAAAGAAGCttggtcgagactgccttatatagggcatggaaggcaccttccataagcaTTGAAGGTGTCTCTAATAGGTTAAATCTGATCCCGAAATCTGCTGAAGCTTATCGTTGAATCTATCAACTTTTATcctctggaaggcaccttcaagccattgaaggcacTTTCTATGAACAGTGCAAAGACGCCTTCAGGTACTGTTCATACGAATACTTTTTACTCCTTTTTCCCTACAAGTTgtgttagtttaaaattaaaatatctaaccttcaaaacaaagttagcacagtgaaaataagtagtaattagctcccgtcctcccaggaccaggaactagtcaatgtcTCAAATTAGAGGTCTAAAATGGACTTAACATGAACCAACGCCTACTATCCCTCAACCGGGGCGCGTCTTCACAAAGTCACTctactccagtgacttacctttacttaccatcttGTAATCGGTTGACTAGCCTTTTGACCTACTAGGTTTTCATGCAGTTGTCTGATTCGCAAATCCAACTGGACTTCTGCTAGTTATCCGATTACGCGAATCCAAtcggacttcctgccagatatccggtcaacccgttgacctatctggacttcgcaccaactATCCGATCCCGCGGACCTAGCTGAATTTTAGCCTGGTGTCTAGTTCTTCGAACTTGTCAATTCCTACACACTCGGtaagcaattagatcacaaaacctCAAACTTAACtcccttgtcattcatcaaaacttgagttagaccgttagtgcaatctGCACCAACACATATGACCTTATATGTTATGACCTTAGATTagttaatacattttttaagaaaaaagaaagaacaCTTGGTTacgttcaaaagtggaaataataaatcacaaatttactttcttatggttaagaataatgatagaaagatttgtaagaTTGTAAATTTattcctggagaaagcttaaatactcaatatatattagtattattggatatacgtctcaatcatagtattaatagaaagaaaatatatatgactcctaaaattaaattgtgaaagttaaaggatgagaagcaaaatatatttaaggagaaggtaggagtacaagcattaagtgaaatatatggtgactctaaTACAATATGgtataagatggtatcaaagttgaaaatagtagctaagagtgtactaggTGAGTTAAAGGAACATGCGCTACTAAATAAGGAATcttgatggtggaatgagaaagtacaagagaaagtgaaggaaaaatgaataacttataaggaattatatatttgtaaaaataaggaaaacttaaaaaaatatacaatagttaagaaagaagctaaaaaaagtagtgaagcaaagaatgaaatttttaagtgactatatcaaaaattggatacaaaataagaggaaagagacatttatagaataaataAAGTGATAGAAagaaagacaagagatcttattcaaataaaatgtattaaagataaatgtaatagggtactagtaaacgatggagaaataaaagagcggtagaagagatattttcatcaactgttTAATGAAAACTTAGGTGACTAACTTAACTtatgtaatttaagtaggtcaaatgagcatagaaatttaaatttttatcgtagaattcaaatttcaaaagtaaaataaactttaaatgggatgcacaatggaaaagtcattgaaccatatgatattccgatagaggtgtaGAAGtacctagggaaacaaggtactGAATGACTTAtacaattatttaacatgatattaaaaataaaaaaaatatctgatcaatggaggataagtactctagttcccttatataaaaacaagggagacatataaaattgtgtaaactataggggtgttaaactaatgagtcatatcatgaaactttggaaaaagataatagaaaaaaagattaaggaaggagaacatagtgaccgaaaatcaatttgagttTATGCTTGTAAAGTCGACAATAGAAACTATACattttcttagacaattaattgaaaaatatcgggaataaaaacaagatctacacatagtattcattgacttgaagaaaaacttatgatagagtcctaatagaaattatatagagaattctatAAAGGAAagatgttagcgtaacatatattgaactaattaaggatatgcataaggatgtaacaaccagagtaaagacttcaagcgAAGTAACTGAAGGATTTCCAATAAAAATAGGGTTGCATCACGGATCAACTCTAAATCCCTATCTTTTTATACAAATTATGGACGAGCTCACTGTGGGCATTCCAATCACGACACCGTAGTGTATGTTGTTTGTAGAGAATATTGTCTTCGTAGATGAAACACATGAAGGAGTAACTGCTAAACTAGAATATTGacaggaaacactagaagggaaaggttttaaacttagtagaataaagacagaatatatgaaatttaagtttagcaatattagatgtaatgagacaattgttaagataataGATAATGAGTTGTTCAGAACTGAGAGGtttaaatatttagaatcatttttgtaaaatgatggaggaattgagagagatgtcttatatagaatacaagcaggatggttgaaatggaggaaaaCGTCGGGTGTTTTATATGATCATAAAGTAgctctaaaacttaaaagaaagtttgacaaAACCGCAattagacctactatgttatatggagctgaatgttgggttatgactcgagacataagcagaagatgagagttgcatagATGAGGATGTTATGGTAgatgtcactacaagaaaaacgtcattcaacaacactcaaacgacaacggttttataccaaaccgttgtctttttgccttttaacaacggttttaacaaaaactgttgtcttttagtaatttttttggcctatgacaacggtttttaaaaactgttgtctatttatgtttttttttggatacgacaacggtttttaaagggtacgacaacagttttttaaaactgttgtctatgtacgcttttttgggattacaacaacagtttttaaaaaccgctgtctattaagtgttgttgaatgcgattgttttttctttcgccattttttctccttcgtcattttTCTGTTTATTAAGTGTTGTTTATGCCTTGTTTTTTtgtctctttcccaaaaccctactcttcgccgcctcctcctcaccgccctcttcgccgcctccctcctcaccaccctcttcaccgccttcttcaccgcctccctcctcaccgccctcttcgccacctccctcttcgccgcctccctcctcaccaccctcttcgctgcctccttcctcgccgctctcttcgtcgcctcaactttcggcctcgccacctcctcctcgcggcctctactttcaaccatcttcaccgcctcctcctcGTCGCCTCGACTTTCAGTCATCTTTGTTGCCTCCTTCTCACCAGCGCCTCCTCCTCGCCACTTCGACTTTCATCCATCTTCGCTGCCTCCTCACTAGTGCCTCCTCACTTCTGCCGCTGGAATCATCGACACAAAATGACATGATGGATAAAGGTACCACAAActatttcctttatctgcaacaaCGACATAGACAAAAGTGTTGTTTTTGTTGCTCAAGCAAGGAACAAGCTGATACAAACTCTGGGCCTAGATTCTTGTCCTACAACTCATGAAACTTGCCCACCAACCATTTTGGTAATGGTCGAAGCCATAGCTTGAAAGATCGGAGGGTGACAAAGATTGGGAAGGGAGGTCACAGCTTCCGCTCGCAAACTTCGGATCCACCAAGCGGATCGTGCCGCTTTTGTAAGATAGCTGAGTGATCAAGTAGTGTGTGGAGCCGATGGAGATGGTGGCTTTGTCGCCGTCGCAGGTGAGCTCGTACATCCGATCCCCGCACTGAGGCGGATCAGTTGTTCGACGAAATGGGTGGTTGATGTCGTGGAACAGACCGCAAGAGAAGGGAGCACAAGCTTCTTGGCTccactgctgctgctgctgccccGTAGCTGTAACAGCAGCCTGGCACAGGAGGAGGAAGAGTAGCGGCAGAAGCAGAGCGTAGAAGCTGCGCCATGATGCTTTGCAGGCCATGGCCATGCAAAGGGATCGAGAGCTGTTCTTGGTAGATGTCTTCTTCATCTATCTCAAGGGAAACTACAAGAATTGGGTATTGATCAGCAGGCAATCACGTTTACGCGGGTTATAAGTTGGGGACAGGAGTCCCAGATCGATATCACGGAGCAGGGAACATTGGCCACCCCATTTCAGTCCCCTATTTGTACCTTTTAGATTGTACAAATagaatgaaaatttataactcagaATGTTATAAATTGTCCAAGAATGATTACCAGGGGAGTCTCTTCTCCTGCTTCAGCGGCGTCCTTTTCTGTCTTCGTTTCCAGGGGAGTCTCTTCGTCAGCTCGGTTTCGGTGCGCCACCGGGCAAACCGGGTTCTTCACCCGGCTGGGTCACCTCATCAAGGAGAAGGCCAAGAGCGATGTTGATAAGCTCTTCTTCGGATTCTCCAAGACGCGTGAGAGTCTCTCCGTTGTGGATGAGCTCCTCCTCTACTGGAACCTCGCCGACACCAACCGAGTTCTGGATGAGCTCGAAGAGGTGGCTAAAAAAAGGATGATCATGCAGTGGGAAGAGTTGACTTTGATTTTCATTCGAATTTTTCTTGTAGGCACTTTTAGTGTCTGATTTCGGCCCGAAAATTTCGTTCAAGATCGTGGACAGCCTTCGGAAAGATATACTAGCGGGGAAGCTGAAGTCTGGAAGTGAGATAAAGGTGAACTTTTTCTTTCTTCAGCATCTTCCTTGTAGGTTTTTCCCCTTCAGTAACTGCCTaagttaatgctcattaacaaaTATCTAGGAGGCTTTGAAGACGAGCGTGCTCCAGTTGTTGACAAGCAAGGGCAGTAAGACAGAGCTTCAGCTGGGATTTAGGTTCTAGACTTTGAATTATCCTTCATGTATTTTTATCCAATTGGTCTTTCGTCCAAGCTGGACTCAATTGCAAAGCCTTTGATTTCCATGTGCAACCAGAAAACCTGCAGTGATTATGATTGTTGGTGTTAATGGAGGGGGAAAGACAAGGTCTCTTGGTAATCATTTTGATCTTGTATGTTCACTTGCACATTTTCCGTTTATGCTTTCACCTTGAAGAAAGTAGCGGAGTGTATTCTTTTCATCCTTAGGCTAGGTACTTTACCCAAGTTACTCAGGTTTATTTTTTGTGTAGGATTTACTTGTAAGATGTAACAGTGATCGCAAAATCTTTTTAGCAAAGTTCTTCTCAACTCATCTATTTGTGTTTGAATTTTGGAGTTAATTCTACCTCTCATTATGCTCCTGTATTGATTGCAACTAGACATGTAATTCATTTATAGAGATGAATTGGTTGCTGATTGATAAGGCAAGAGCTGTTCCTATTGTGTTGAAATAGTTATAAATTAGTAGCTAATCAAAATCTAGATAAAAAGGAGTTCACAGTTCTTCCTCTTCCATCTTATTGTGTGTTAACTAAGTTATTACTTTTTCTGTCAGGTACT is a window encoding:
- the LOC121979947 gene encoding cell division protein FtsY homolog, chloroplastic-like — encoded protein: MAMQRDRELFLVDVFFIYLKGNYKNWNVINCPRMITRGVSSPASAASFSVFVSRGVSSSARFRCATGQTGFFTRLGHLIKEKAKSDVDKLFFGFSKTRESLSVVDELLLYWNLADTNRVLDELEEALLVSDFGPKISFKIVDSLRKDILAGKLKSGSEIKEALKTSVLQLLTSKGSKTELQLGFRKPAVIMIVGVNGGGKTRSLGNHFDLVCSLAHFPFMLSP